The Macrotis lagotis isolate mMagLag1 chromosome 6, bilby.v1.9.chrom.fasta, whole genome shotgun sequence genome includes a window with the following:
- the LOC141491990 gene encoding casein kinase II subunit alpha'-interacting protein-like isoform X1, with protein MRETCIHESQLHLDLQKLLLLGIFEVTCFLLLLKLLLVLFPEENISRRLKRRRWRKLPDGPFLAEKTWRLQSLNQRIERKKLIDNLTNKTRGTELSYHLSPYSCYYPMLGGQLLGGNKKVWQKRYLKGTLDFQVLLGNLRGIRASYSQVKRFQKRLQVKSSSHTCQIAHLPCTKEPQFISTPTLCLCHQARSTSYLKHWAMAPLKSKHQVKILQNPKQSKSTSNREASWSLFYLKPCIVDGVIIPNEIVKNIVSSIPQSRIHRDIRKQILLRWMRGRPNPQPGPRLSSTYTVCLVCASWIRYGCSHVKGRKDPNGAKLVAIPTPLPGSEGEMGVRLVLQIPQPKPRSISCLPCPSYEEQCPQAPEEYDTLITSKGERNSESLMLTEAATATLQAPIFAIQSMTPAIQPQRINHQFQGVKWLLYIKAMTGPLPQYPHSSSSSSSSSPFSPSSSFSDCASLESIIYHRLPPGVYWLDFIYSKDYQARARRIFERHQPSGGNIPANSTTKKLLREKTPTGSGTFLKAVLEKIQNNIFKLN; from the exons AATATTTGAAGTAACATGCTTCTTGCTCCTCTTGAAACTCCTACTG GTCTTGTTTCCTGAAGAAAACATCTCTAGGAGATTGAAGCGAAGAAGATGGAGAAAACTGCCTGATG GACCCTTTCTTGCTGAGAAAACCTGGAGGCTGCAATCCTTAAATCAAAGGATAGAAAG GAAGAAGCTTATTGACAATTTGACCAACAAAACCAGGGGAACAGAGTTAAGTTACCATCTATCACCTTATTCCTGCTATTATCCAATGTTAGGAGGACAATTACTAGGTGGAAATAAAAAAGTCTGGCAAAAGAGATACTTAAAAGGAACTTTGGATTTCCAAGTCTTGCTAGGAAATCTAAGAGGTATTAGAGCATCATATTCCCAAGTCAAGCGCTTTCAAAAAAGACTTCAAGTAAAATCATCGAGTCATACCTGCCAGATTGCACATTTACCTTGCACTAAAGAACCCCAATTCATATCCACCCCAACACTCTGCCTCTGTCATCAAGCTAGGTCAACATCATACCTTAAACACTGGGCCATGGCTCCACTGAAATCCAAGCACCAGGTTAAGATTCTGCAAAACCCCAAACAGTCTAAGTCTACGTCTAATAGAGAGGCTTCATGGAGTTTGTTTTACCTTAAACCATGCATAGTAGATGGTGTGATTATCCCCAATGAAATTGTTAAGAACATAGTCAGTTCTATCCCCCAGAGCAGAATTCACAGGGACATTCGAAAACAGATTCTCTTGAGGTGGATGAGAGGGCGTCCTAATCCTCAACCTGGCCCACGTTTATCATCAACTTATACAGTCTGTTTAGTTTGTGCCTCATGGATCCGATATGGCTGCTCCCACGTTAAGGGAAGAAAAGACCCCAATGGAGCCAAATTAGTAGCCATACCTACACCTTTGCCTGGTTCTGAGGGGGAAATGGGCGTGAGATTAGTTCTCCAAATTCCACAACCAAAACCAAGATCCATTTCTTGCCTTCCATGTCCTAGCTATGAAGAACAGTGCCCTCAGGCTCCTGAAGAATATGACACTTTGATCACATCTAAGGGAGAGAGGAATTCAGAATCTCTTATGCTCACTGAGGCTGCTACTGCTACATTACAGGCTCCTATCTTTGCAATACAATCTATGACTCCTGCCATTCAACCCCAGAGAATCAACCACCAGTTTCAGGGTGTTAAATGGCTGCTTTATATAAAAGCAATGACTGGGCCTCTGCCTCAATATCCACATTCgtcatcttcttcttcctcctcttcccccttttctccatCATCTTCTTTCTCAGACTGTGCATCCCTTGAATCAATTATTTACCACCGACTGCCTCCAGGAGTCTATTGGCTTGATTTCATCTACAGCAAAGATTACCAAGCAAGGGCAAGAAGAATTTTTGAAAGACACCAGCCCTCAGGAGGAAATATACCTGCAAACAGCACCACCAAAAAACTGCTTAGAGAAAAAACACCAACAGGATCTGGGACATTTCTCAAAGCAGTcctggaaaaaattcaaaataacattttcaaattaaattaa
- the LOC141491990 gene encoding casein kinase II subunit alpha'-interacting protein-like isoform X2 — MQWMMLASSMSGQVLFPEENISRRLKRRRWRKLPDGPFLAEKTWRLQSLNQRIERKKLIDNLTNKTRGTELSYHLSPYSCYYPMLGGQLLGGNKKVWQKRYLKGTLDFQVLLGNLRGIRASYSQVKRFQKRLQVKSSSHTCQIAHLPCTKEPQFISTPTLCLCHQARSTSYLKHWAMAPLKSKHQVKILQNPKQSKSTSNREASWSLFYLKPCIVDGVIIPNEIVKNIVSSIPQSRIHRDIRKQILLRWMRGRPNPQPGPRLSSTYTVCLVCASWIRYGCSHVKGRKDPNGAKLVAIPTPLPGSEGEMGVRLVLQIPQPKPRSISCLPCPSYEEQCPQAPEEYDTLITSKGERNSESLMLTEAATATLQAPIFAIQSMTPAIQPQRINHQFQGVKWLLYIKAMTGPLPQYPHSSSSSSSSSPFSPSSSFSDCASLESIIYHRLPPGVYWLDFIYSKDYQARARRIFERHQPSGGNIPANSTTKKLLREKTPTGSGTFLKAVLEKIQNNIFKLN, encoded by the exons GTCTTGTTTCCTGAAGAAAACATCTCTAGGAGATTGAAGCGAAGAAGATGGAGAAAACTGCCTGATG GACCCTTTCTTGCTGAGAAAACCTGGAGGCTGCAATCCTTAAATCAAAGGATAGAAAG GAAGAAGCTTATTGACAATTTGACCAACAAAACCAGGGGAACAGAGTTAAGTTACCATCTATCACCTTATTCCTGCTATTATCCAATGTTAGGAGGACAATTACTAGGTGGAAATAAAAAAGTCTGGCAAAAGAGATACTTAAAAGGAACTTTGGATTTCCAAGTCTTGCTAGGAAATCTAAGAGGTATTAGAGCATCATATTCCCAAGTCAAGCGCTTTCAAAAAAGACTTCAAGTAAAATCATCGAGTCATACCTGCCAGATTGCACATTTACCTTGCACTAAAGAACCCCAATTCATATCCACCCCAACACTCTGCCTCTGTCATCAAGCTAGGTCAACATCATACCTTAAACACTGGGCCATGGCTCCACTGAAATCCAAGCACCAGGTTAAGATTCTGCAAAACCCCAAACAGTCTAAGTCTACGTCTAATAGAGAGGCTTCATGGAGTTTGTTTTACCTTAAACCATGCATAGTAGATGGTGTGATTATCCCCAATGAAATTGTTAAGAACATAGTCAGTTCTATCCCCCAGAGCAGAATTCACAGGGACATTCGAAAACAGATTCTCTTGAGGTGGATGAGAGGGCGTCCTAATCCTCAACCTGGCCCACGTTTATCATCAACTTATACAGTCTGTTTAGTTTGTGCCTCATGGATCCGATATGGCTGCTCCCACGTTAAGGGAAGAAAAGACCCCAATGGAGCCAAATTAGTAGCCATACCTACACCTTTGCCTGGTTCTGAGGGGGAAATGGGCGTGAGATTAGTTCTCCAAATTCCACAACCAAAACCAAGATCCATTTCTTGCCTTCCATGTCCTAGCTATGAAGAACAGTGCCCTCAGGCTCCTGAAGAATATGACACTTTGATCACATCTAAGGGAGAGAGGAATTCAGAATCTCTTATGCTCACTGAGGCTGCTACTGCTACATTACAGGCTCCTATCTTTGCAATACAATCTATGACTCCTGCCATTCAACCCCAGAGAATCAACCACCAGTTTCAGGGTGTTAAATGGCTGCTTTATATAAAAGCAATGACTGGGCCTCTGCCTCAATATCCACATTCgtcatcttcttcttcctcctcttcccccttttctccatCATCTTCTTTCTCAGACTGTGCATCCCTTGAATCAATTATTTACCACCGACTGCCTCCAGGAGTCTATTGGCTTGATTTCATCTACAGCAAAGATTACCAAGCAAGGGCAAGAAGAATTTTTGAAAGACACCAGCCCTCAGGAGGAAATATACCTGCAAACAGCACCACCAAAAAACTGCTTAGAGAAAAAACACCAACAGGATCTGGGACATTTCTCAAAGCAGTcctggaaaaaattcaaaataacattttcaaattaaattaa